The genomic interval CCTGCAATCTTTGCAGATATTATCCGCATCCAGATCCGCatatttttttgcatttaCAAGTCTGGATGGGATTCAGATATGAAAATATCAATGTGAATCCAAATCCGAATGCCCCTACCTCTAGATCCAAATCCATTCACCATCACTAGTTagattttaaatgtttgaagtctaaaatttcattaatttcagattttttttttattttactttttttaacttatgtttaattttcacaCATTTACATCcgaatagaaaaattaaatttatgtgaattttatttgaaagaagaaaagtcTGAATAAGaggtaaatattatattcaaaatatatatctatacAATGTacttatttcttaaattataaaacataatctctttttttgatttgatttataaggatataaatgttaaatagccatgtttaaaatatttttatttataaaaactagtaaaaagtcacttatatttaaatatttaaaaaaaaaacaaacatgttaTTCAAATATTCGTATTCagatttattcaaatttcaaataaaaaaacaaacgctacCTTATTGTCACTTCAAGTCCTTCCTTCcctattgttttttaaaaatagctCACAACCAACGGCAATCATGACTCATgagttaaaagttaaaaaaataaaagaatagcATTACTTAAGTGcttgataattatattttgtttcattcaaGTCCTTGaccaaatttgacatgaacTGGAGTTAACACTTGACGTCAGAAAAGCATTTTAGTCTAATTAATCTATATTTTTggattatttataaaaattatgtgaatTATGTTGTAGCGTGATGGATGGGATTGGTGGTGACTCATATGATAGATATTGAGGTATCTGCTCTTTCAAAGGAGACGTCAAGCTAAGGTTAGGAGACCCATCACGTTTGGGCTTCGTATGTACAAGACCAAGACCTTGTTATTTAATGGGTTTGCATCGCAGAATTCTGCGATTACAATAAGGTAAAGCAAACAGGAAGAGAAAGATGTTTACATCAGGCTCAACCAAAAACCAATGGGGAagtatttgttattttggggacaaaattaaactaattcgATCACAATGCGAAGAAGAATAGTAACACCTGTGGCAGCCAGCTCAGTGCTGCTAGAAATGTTACCAGTTACCGGTAAATACAAACCACAAGCCAAAAGACTGTACTCCAGAAAGTaacattgtttcttttaaaagtTCAGAAGCTTTACCTAGGTACATGAAAAGATTGAGCAATAATTGTCACCAAAACATGTCTGCATCAACAAACTTTAATGACAAAACAAATCAAGACCGCTTGCAGACAAGGAACTCTTGTTTtcgaaaaataaacaaataaagggGAATAAAGGACTTAATGAAATGTGACAACACTCAGGCAAAGCAAACTGCTAGAATTGTGTGATCAATTGAATCAGGAATAATAAGCAAGATTCACAAATGCAACAAGAAGTAAAATGTTGAATTCTTTATTTGATCAAAAGATGATATGTTTCATTTGAGCATAATTCTGACCTAATATGAACGTTAACCATAATTCTTTCATATAGCAGTTTCACATCTACTTAAGCCTAGAGTTCTACATCTGCTGCTCTAGAATGGTATCTAACTCTTCTAGATTTTAGATTTTCAGAAACATCTACAGAATGCAATGTAACAGAACATTTTACCTACCCCACAAAATCTTTATGAAAGGCATTAATGGAAGGCCAGAAGCATATGATCTTGACACTCATCAAAGCGACATCCCAATATCATCATTGAATACAACTCTCTCTGTGCCGTATTCAGTTTCTGGGACCAACAGCAAATCATTGGAACCCAAAAACCTGAAAGAAGATTCGGTTCTTGATGGTGCAAAGGAAGAGCAGCACCTTGGGCAAACAAACAGTGGTGGCACAGTTCCAGAATCTTCAATGCCAAGGCAACGCGTGTGCTGCCACACCTCACAAATGTCACATGCCACCATCCTCTCACCATCATCATCCTGAGCTCCACATTCGCATTTTACAATCCATTTGTCATTCCCACCTTCGTACCTCAATTTAGAGTCTGAATCAATCCCATATCCTTGTATCCAAACTTGTGAACCTGATTCTACCGCTCCAAACAACAATTCTCCATCATCCAGTTTTTGCATGTTTCCAACATCTGTTACCACAAGATTTTCCATAATACAGTAAGTATCCCTCAATGCACTCTCTGCAGCTTCCTTGAGCTCCAAAACTGTGGAATGCAATGGAATCATGACCAACTCCCCAGGTGGTAATTTTCCTGTCAAATCAGTTTCTGAATCAACAAAACTAGGCATCACCTGGCATTTAAATCTCAGAAATTGGTCATCTTCATCCCTAAATGGCCATTCCTTCACAAAGTGCTTGCTGTCAAGAACTGCCTGTGTTGCCAGTGCCACTAATTCTGATTCTGGGTAATTCAATAGTACATTCATATACAAATAGACCACTTCACTGTAAACATCAGATCCTGTCTCTAGAGCTAAGGGTGGGAGGGGCTCGTCAGAGATCTCTGGTCCTGGCTCTGAGATTCCAGCACCATCACAGAGATCATGAATTGTGTATTCCAATAGCCGAGTGGCTGGATTCACTGCACGATGCACAATATGACTCCCAACAATTACATTGTTCATTGACTTCAACACATAATCCAGTAACCCTGTGTCCCCAATGTGCATCCTGGCTGCATCTCTTAATTTTTGCCGGCTCATCCCTCCACCACGACCCAAGTTCTCTGCCTTTTGTTCTTGTAATGCATTAACAATCACTTCTGCTGCAGATTCTAGTCTTCTCGCAGACCATCTGCTATCCATTTTAGCAACAACAGCACTGAATCTTTTATAGTTGACAGATTTATCCTTCACCACAGACTTAATCCTCAGGGTCATTCTTTTTGAAGGCTTTGTAGTGGTCatgattgttttcttttgtgcAGAAGCACAAGATTTGACAGTTAACATAAACCTGAGAAGATCTTTTAGTGTGAGCAACAGAGTTTCACTCATATCTCGATAGTGATGAAATATTTGCTTCATTTCTCTGCACAGATCCGTGCCACAGAAATCTTGAATTATATTGTCAAGTTCCAAAGAGCTGAGAATTTCAATCGCTCTGTTATAATTTTGCTCTCTCACCCCAAAGCTTCCATGAAAGAATTTGTATCCCCATCTACCAAACCATGAATGCCCGTATGCAACCCCATGAAGCAACCGAAGGTCCATTGACTTCTTCTTTGATACATCCTCAACAGTGACTTTGCTGCAATCAATCACTAGGGGagatttatatatattcaattaagattataagaaataatcaatcaacaagcgaaattttttatttaccagGTACGAAGATTTGTACAAATACGGTCCCAAAGATCCATGATTTCTCTACCACAGAGGTAGCCAGAACCCCCTTCAATCCCATTAATAGAGAGAAGATGACCAAAGCCATTACAGTGAATTAACCCATGCAAGATATGGGTCTGAAGATCAAAAACACCATCCTCAAGGGGCTTATTCCAGTCACAGTCAATTGGTATTATCCAATGATACTTGCGTTTTGACATATAATGATTAGCCCAACCTAAAAGGGGGAACAAAcagggaaaataaaaaaaacaattccacaaaattaacaaaaccCCAATAGGGAAAAATCAAGAATTGGGCAGGGCAAAAATTAGAGAAACCAACCGGAGCATCGGCATTGATCACAGTAGGGCTGAGGAGAGTGCTTGACGTGCTCTTCGATGGTGTAAAGAGGAAAAACAATACTGCTGCTCTCGTGAACTAGAAGAGTGCACCAAATGGACATGCCTTCAACTTTGTAATCTTCAAGCTCGCCACATGCTGATAAAAACTGTCTCACGTTATCGCGAAATGCACCGGTGGGGCTTATCGGGCAACCCGATTCCATAAACGTATGGAACCCGAACAGTTTCGgccttctttttctcttcttgcAAGATTCAAGAGTTGAGATTgacattttttcatttattttttaactaattaaccaaaagaaaagcaaaactTGCTTTTTGTTTCCTCTTCTGTTTTTAACAGATTTTGTTGTTTACTGGTTCTGCCCGCTCAAATTCGAACTAAAAGCTGACGTGGACATATTACGGTTTTAACTGGAGATCTGACGGATTACGTGCGAGTTAAATGTTGACCTCTGTCGTCGATTTTCCCCCAACGGCAAAAGCAGTTAAAGAAGCGGAGACTCGATTACGCGACTGTAATCTAACTTGAGTTAATGTACGGATGGCAAAGAAAGCCCGCCCTAAGTGTAGATACTTCGGGCCGGCTTTGGCTCGATCCGaacattttttataaatatctagGTTGGGTTTGGATTTCTAAgagtttaaaaatatatattattttaattaaaatacaccTTTTGCAAATGTTTAATTTACCCATAAcgtaaatttatagttttaaatCCTATAAACCTAATTTTTAAAGCctaatgcaataaaaaattgaaattatataaattataaatttataatacaaagtgaaaataattttaaaaaaaatgtagtaGAATTTGGGTTTTATCACCCGCCCTAACAAAAGACCTCCTAGGGCCAAGCTTGAACTTTGTCAAGCCCgacattttttcatttctaattatacgaatcccacaatgaaactttgaaactcacacttaatttgtagtttcaactttctaagaaagttctaaacatatttatgacaaacaaaaccttgacccaatactaaaaaaaaacatgaactAGAGATATGGAGAATgatattgacgccacactcaagatgtacatgagaaggtgagtgataagtctagtTTTTGAACGccacaaaaatacaaattcttgataagttcactagttctcaaaagaaccaaagaaataataattctttcaaattcaaataacattaatctctaattttttcttacatAGCAAGGTTGCTGAGCTTAAATAGACCAATAGAAACCCAAGACcctaaaaaatacaaatgaaaacatTGGAACAATCCTTCAAGTAGGTTTGTCAAAAGATGCTTCAAAattcttcaccaacccaccataatTGATGCcatctttgacaaacttaatgttagcctactataattaatgctatcattaacaaacttaatgttagcccaccatcattgatggtagacttaccttacacattgacaaacttgaaacaaaacaaacaaatgaagttgaaaaacaaaggagtcgttgaaaatcccaagtctgaacaagctgtaatgaattggtcataactccttctagagaactccaaatctaGCTCTATAAAAtgtattggaaagctaacctaattatctttccaatggtatatagcttgcacatTACTTCTAGCTACAATCAATACCAGTTTTATTCTGAATTTaacctttctgcatttgatccaaattgtgtatttgacTGCCCAATAGCTtaaataatgcccacaatgccttgtcttctcttcaagcccaattcatgatgtcttgcatcttgaattgcattttcaatccctATTTTCTCAATTAGTCCATTTAGAGCTGCTTGCATCATTTTGGTTTTATCTCTTGTAATTGAACCTCTATGAATatgcaaaggatcacttgaagcttTAATGATATTCACTTGATGGTTCTCACCACCTAAGTTGAAGATATTAATCAGCAGTCAATAGTCGACTCACCTAATGGGCCCATTTATTGTCCCAGTTGAGCTTAGGCCTTTCCGAAGCAcaagtttattaatttctagCCTTCGCCTCTAGATATAGAGATGAGTatatagataaaattataGATATGTAATTATAGAAACACAATACATAGATATAGTTAGGGCCCCTCTTAGCACACATAAGCTTTTAGGCTGTATGCTTGGGTGCTTTTGTCCTTTGAAGGCTATTACACATTCAATATGATGAGATATGATGATATATGAGATAATATGTCATTGGTCTACCCATTGTAGCTCAGAGCATGACAATACACTTTTAGTACATCATTGCAACACTCATATGAGATCTGGATAGGACAAGGTTCGTATATGACAAGGACTTTCTGTCAGGTACTTGTTTAATGATagttttataatcataaatatatgttgattttgGTATTGCATGTGAGATTTTAATACCTACATTTTCACTAATATTATGTACAATATCATGTTTTCCTTTTAATGctagttaaaatttaaacatttttgcTTACATTTTTATACAcaattttgatgaaaattttatattgcaataacatattttttttaagtaaattttattttaaaaactacaatcCACTTATTGAGTTTCCCACAGGAGATTGTAGGTACATTACTTGTCCCTGCAACTTTagttattttgagtttttccCATGTGATGGTACTAAGAGTTATAGAATATATTATTAGAGCATCTTGATCATATAATTATGATAGGATTgttatggatatttaatatattagcTATAGTATATTTTTTGACATTATTGGAAAAATTGGGTGGCATTTGAATGagattaattagttatattatcTACAGTGATGTATGATGTTATGTGGTTGGGAAGGTTGATCAATGAAGCTGGTTAAATATGGATTATTTGGAAGTGCTTATTTTATAGATTTGCAAgttagaaatttcaaaaatataggGCAGACTgtgctaaattttttataagattcttattgatgattttgttTAGTCATATTAGATGGATCAAGTCAGACTCACCCTTAGAGCTTGGGATGGGTCGTATCAGTTGGTATTAGAGcatgattttagattttatagaCTTTTTACTAAGCTTGTAGATAAGTTGTAGCTATTAGGCATGATATtgtaatttatctattttgtCAAGATGATATTGGGTATCATTGGGATTATATGAACTTTAAACACTAACACAAGGTATTCATTGATCTTATTAGGAGTATGAAAGCCAATATTAATAGTTATGCGTTGATACaatattatgttgaaaattttggtGATTTATTGACGACCAAGTTTATAGAAATCCCTAGTTAGATATAAGGTTAAGGCAATCTTAGTTGAAGAAAGACTTATTGAAGATAAGAATAGTTTATACGTTATGTGATGAGAACGAGGTTGTTAAAGCTTCACAAGATCCATTAGGCATCCACGGAAGTCCAATGACAAGGGCTACCAAGAAAATGAGGAAGCATTAAACGAATTAATTGAACACATCTCAACTTTATGCCTTGTCTAAGATGCTAATCTACTTAAGTTTCAAGATAGTCAATATGTGAGGTACAACTTGCTCATTTAAATATagtagaaataatttttaagctaATAAATCcccttaataataataataatgatgatgatgatgacgacgACGACAACGACAACGACAACGACATAAGTGATGACATAAGCAATAATGCAATAAGAGatgtttataaaaatatttagaaattctagaatttataaatatgtttatgGAATGATAAATCTCGACCATTAGCCAAAAGTTATAGTGGTAAAATCCTAGACATCCATTGACTTTAAGAAATTGTATAAATTCTCCTAACTCTTTCCTTTTCCATACCACCTTAGAAATTCTATCATCTTGTATTTTAGGTAATAACATCAAAGAATAGAGAAATCCTCAAGTAAGAGGGTCTAGAGAAGTCAAGGTTAAGAGGTAAATAACACTTCAATTGCAATGTAGGGACAAAGTtcttttttatacttaaattcatctttaattatttctttatcttaCAATGGCTACTATGATGtgatttcttattatttaattcttatatggTTGGATATGCCGCCTATGTtatgatattttcttatttaatccttatatGGTCGGTTGTGCCATctgtattgtaatattttcgTATTTAATCTTTATGTGGATGACTATGCTACCTATactatgatatttttatttaattatgatatGGTCGGCTCTGCCGCCTATATTATAATCACGTTTTGTTTAATCTTTATATGATCAGCACTGCCACctatattaaatattgttgTATTTATAAAACTTTGTATGGTTGGCTTTATTGTATATCTAGGAACTTTTCACGTTATGATATAGGTTGCATTGGAACACATGCATTTTCATGCTAATATGTTAAGATTACTTTAAAAAGAagacattttaaaaatgagtTTTGAAAAATGGGTTGTTGTACTACAAGGATGGCAAAGTTTCTAAAGAGGGCAAGCTCTCAAAGCTAAGTAAAGAATAACCTTTTGGGGACGGCGATACGTAATGCCTAAAAGATCAACTATTAATTTAGGCCCAAGGGCATGTTGTGGACCctaatgaaattgttttatatttctaagTTTCTTTTAAAGATTTAATGCTCATAAGGCCATCCATGTGCATAATAATCAATACATTCATCAAAGTGTTATCTTACTGAGCATTCACTCATGTAGCCCTTACATTGTAAGTAATGATGAGTAGGTCAAGCTGGCACCAAGTCCCAATTGAGTCAAAGTACATATGGGCATATCAAACCATGGGATTGTGATGGGCTTAGCtatgtttttataaaaataaaaaataaacatcttaAGATCATTTACGTAATAACAATGTTTTGAAACATATACTAAGGAATCCCTACCTGTctcttatattttgtaatgaaGTTTCTACTTGTCatgtaaaacttttaaaaatctgTATTTAtaccaaaaattaatgaaattttaaatattttgaaataaatcacCTTATTTTAGTTGTCAATATCGAAGCTTCCCAATTTATTTTGGAGTGACTTACATGAAAGAACAAAGCAGTCCTTATCAAATTAGGAAGAGACACCGAGCAAAATCTTGTTCCCTGATCTATTTTGGAAAcaagatctttttttttcctttgcacTTTAGGATCAATaagatcttttatttctttttactttagGGAAGATCGTTTATTTACTTTAGGATCTTATATTTTGTAACACtccactaaaatatttatttaaaaaatgtttaaaacacggttacttttaatataaatacgaattctaaaagtttaacacaacaaataaaacattCTTGCATAAAGTAAAAGTCATACAGAGATTccatagtttattttataacttaattattacataaagctaagatatttattttttattgaaataaagcTGAGACCATCATAAAATCTCAAGGTCTATTATGCCCATATGCACTTCATCTTGGTTAGGACTTGGTGCCAGTTTTACCTACTCATCGTTGCCTGCAATGTAAGGACTTTATGAGCTAATGCCCAGTAATGTAGCACTTGGATTTATGTATAACTTATTATGCATTTGGATGATCatattaagattttaaaagaaaacttagaaaaatacaaaacaacttCATTAGGGCCCTAGGTATGTTGCACTACAAGGCTGGcacttttactctttaaacaaTATGCCCTTGGGCCTCATTAGTTGATCTTTTGGGCATTAAGTGTTGCTGTCCCtaaaagatttctttttacttaGTTTTGAGGGCTTGCCCTccttagaaactttgctaCCTGGTAGTATCACCATATagttttcataaattcattttttgaagCATCTTCTTCATAATGTAATCCATGATATGCATGCATCCAATGCAACTTATGCCATAACATTTGAAGTTCCTAGATGCATAACAAAATCAACACACAACACTATTTAAGAACAAGATTCTTTAATACAGGTGGCATAGCCGACCATAGCATAATTAAGTATAAGTATCACAGATTAGGCGGCAGAGCCAACCATAACATAATCAAGTATCATAGATTAGGCGGCAGAGCCGACC from Citrus sinensis cultivar Valencia sweet orange chromosome 9, DVS_A1.0, whole genome shotgun sequence carries:
- the LOC102619384 gene encoding PHD finger protein MALE MEIOCYTE DEATH 1 isoform X1; translation: MSISTLESCKKRKRRPKLFGFHTFMESGCPISPTGAFRDNVRQFLSACGELEDYKVEGMSIWCTLLVHESSSIVFPLYTIEEHVKHSPQPYCDQCRCSGWANHYMSKRKYHWIIPIDCDWNKPLEDGVFDLQTHILHGLIHCNGFGHLLSINGIEGGSGYLCGREIMDLWDRICTNLRTCKVTVEDVSKKKSMDLRLLHGVAYGHSWFGRWGYKFFHGSFGVREQNYNRAIEILSSLELDNIIQDFCGTDLCREMKQIFHHYRDMSETLLLTLKDLLRFMLTVKSCASAQKKTIMTTTKPSKRMTLRIKSVVKDKSVNYKRFSAVVAKMDSRWSARRLESAAEVIVNALQEQKAENLGRGGGMSRQKLRDAARMHIGDTGLLDYVLKSMNNVIVGSHIVHRAVNPATRLLEYTIHDLCDGAGISEPGPEISDEPLPPLALETGSDVYSEVVYLYMNVLLNYPESELVALATQAVLDSKHFVKEWPFRDEDDQFLRFKCQVMPSFVDSETDLTGKLPPGELVMIPLHSTVLELKEAAESALRDTYCIMENLVVTDVGNMQKLDDGELLFGAVESGSQVWIQGYGIDSDSKLRYEGGNDKWIVKCECGAQDDDGERMVACDICEVWQHTRCLGIEDSGTVPPLFVCPRCCSSFAPSRTESSFRFLGSNDLLLVPETEYGTERVVFNDDIGMSL
- the LOC102619384 gene encoding PHD finger protein MALE MEIOCYTE DEATH 1 isoform X2 — its product is MALVIFSLLMGLKGVLATSVVEKSWIFGTVFVQIFVPVIDCSKVTVEDVSKKKSMDLRLLHGVAYGHSWFGRWGYKFFHGSFGVREQNYNRAIEILSSLELDNIIQDFCGTDLCREMKQIFHHYRDMSETLLLTLKDLLRFMLTVKSCASAQKKTIMTTTKPSKRMTLRIKSVVKDKSVNYKRFSAVVAKMDSRWSARRLESAAEVIVNALQEQKAENLGRGGGMSRQKLRDAARMHIGDTGLLDYVLKSMNNVIVGSHIVHRAVNPATRLLEYTIHDLCDGAGISEPGPEISDEPLPPLALETGSDVYSEVVYLYMNVLLNYPESELVALATQAVLDSKHFVKEWPFRDEDDQFLRFKCQVMPSFVDSETDLTGKLPPGELVMIPLHSTVLELKEAAESALRDTYCIMENLVVTDVGNMQKLDDGELLFGAVESGSQVWIQGYGIDSDSKLRYEGGNDKWIVKCECGAQDDDGERMVACDICEVWQHTRCLGIEDSGTVPPLFVCPRCCSSFAPSRTESSFRFLGSNDLLLVPETEYGTERVVFNDDIGMSL